A DNA window from Euwallacea fornicatus isolate EFF26 chromosome 17, ASM4011564v1, whole genome shotgun sequence contains the following coding sequences:
- the Prpk gene encoding EKC/KEOPS complex subunit TP53RK, translated as MEGFTLIKQGAEARLYQGTYLGKPTIAKERFPKKYRHKHLDEIMTKERIKAETKAIVRCKTIGVSTPMIFFVDFDRRTIFMEHFIHNIVLKDFIEQTDLNILLDLSAIIGNTLGKMHAGSIIHGDLTSSNMLLVNKHNKDDFSDLKELKLVFIDFGLAHIDPSAEDKGVDLYVLERALLSTHVVADKIFPKILEGYKEGYKGGFKEVLDKFEEVRSRGRKRTMIG; from the coding sequence ATGGAAGGATTTACACTAATTAAACAAGGAGCTGAGGCGCGACTATACCAAGGAACATACTTAGGCAAACCGACCATTGCAAAGGagcgttttccaaaaaaatacaggCACAAACATTTGGATGAAATCATGACAAAAGAACGTATTAAAGCCGAAACCAAGGCAATTGTTCGATGTAAAACCATAGGAGTTTCCACACCTATGATCTTCTTTGTGGATTTTGATCGAAggacaatttttatggaacaTTTCATTCATAACATAGTTTTAAAAGACTTCATTGAACAGACAGATTTGAATATCTTACTAGACTTGTCTGCAATAATAGGAAACACTTTGGGAAAAATGCATGCAGGTAGCATTATACATGGTGATTTAACATCTTCAAATATGTTACTTGTGAACAAGCACAATAAGGATGATTTCAGTGATTTGAAAGAGTTGAAGTTAGTGTTCATTGATTTTGGGCTGGCACATATTGACCCTAGTGCTGAGGACAAGGGAGTTGATTTGTATGTGTTAGAAAGGGCTTTGTTGAGCACCCATGTGGTTGCTGATAAAATATTCCCCAAGATATTAGAGGGTTATAAAGAAGGTTATAAAGGGGGATTTAAGGAGGTGTTGGACAAGTTTGAGGAAGTACGATCTAGGGGAAGGAAAAGGACTATGATtggataa